The following is a genomic window from Mycolicibacterium sp. TY81.
TGTACTCGACCGCACTGCCCTCGCCGGCCAGCCGCCGCTCGACGACGCCCGTGGCCTCGAGGTCCCGGAGCCGATCCGCGAGCAGGTTGGTCGCGATACCCGGGAGCCGGGCGATCAGATCGCGGTAGCGGCCGGGTGCGATGAGAAGTTCGCGAACGATCAGCAGATTCCGTCTGTCGCCGACGATTTCGAGCGAACGGGCGAGCCCACAGTATTGGTCGTAGCTTCGCATTGCCGTCCTTCTACTTGAGTTTCTCAAGTGATTATGAGATGTTCAAGCATACCCGGAAGCCGATCCGAACAGGGGTTGCCATGACCGACACCGCTTCGACCACACGGCCCGCCTGGGTCGACGACGAACTGTTCCCGTTCGAGAGCCACTTCATCGAGATCGACGGCCACACCGTGCACTACGTGGACGAAGGATCCGGCCCCACACTGTTGATGCTGCACGGCAACCCGACCTGGTCATTCCTCTTCCGCGATGTAATCAACTTGCTGCGCAAGGACTTTCGGTGCATCGCCCTCGACTACCCCGGCTTCGGGCTGTCGACGCCGAGACCCGGCTACCGGTACCTGCCCGAGGAGCACGCCGACGTCGTCACCGCGTTCGTCGACGCCCTGGACCTCGAGGACCTCACGCTGGTCGGCCAGGACTGGGGCGGCATGATCGGTATAGCGGTGGCGCAGCGGCGGCCGGAGGTATTCCAACGGCTGGTACTGGCGAATACCTGGGCTTGGCCGGTCAACGGAGATCTGCATTTCGAAGCGTTCGGGCGCATCATGGGCGGGCTTCCGACACGCTTCCTGGTCCGTCAGTTCAATCTGCTGGTCAACGCCTTCATCCCCACCGGCCACCGCAGGCGCAAGCTCAGCGACGCCGAGATGGATCACTACCGCCGCGCGCTGGACACCGCGGACCGGCGCCAGGCGTCCGCCGTCCTTCCCGGCCGGGTGCTGGCGAGCCGCGACTTCTTCACGGAGGTCGAAGCCGGGCTGCCGAACGTCGCACATCTGCCGACCCTCATCATCTGGGGCGACGCCGACATCGCCTTCCGCGCCCAGGAGCGCGAGCGGCTGGAGGCGACGTTCCCCGACCACACGACGGTGATCGTCGAGGGCGCCGGAACCTATGTCGAGTCCGACGCCCCCGAGGAATTCGCCGCTGCGGTCCGCGCGTTCAGCGACGGCGCGGGACGACCTTCCGCGTAGCGGCGTTCAACCGGTTCCACGAGTTGATGACGGCGGCCATGCCGACGACGTGCGCGAGCTCGCGCTCGGTGAACACGGCGGCCGCCTGGGCGTAGACGTCGTCGGGAACCGGGCCGTGGCTCAGATCGGTGATGGCTTCGGTGATGGCCAGCGCGGCCCGCTCGCGCTCGGTGAACAGGTCGCCGGCTTCCTCCCACGCCGCGACCAGGGCCAGGCGCTGCTCGGTCTCGCCGAAACGGCGCGCGTCATGGACGTGCATGTCGAGGCAGAAGGCGCAGTGGTTCATCTGCGAGGCGCGAATCTTGATGAGTTCGCCGATGGTCGAATCGAGCTCCTTCGACGCGGCGTTGCTGAAGGCCATCATCCCGGCGTACAGCTCGGGAGCTGCCTCGTAGATATCGATCCGCTTGGCGTGGGCGGTGGTGGTCGGTGCGTTGAGTGTCTCGGTCATGCCATCCACGCTAGCCATCAAAAACCCGCGAACATGGTTCAATTTCTCTGTGGTTTCATGGGCCAATTCTGCGGCGGGCGGTGCCGGACTGGACCTGCATCTGGACCTCGGCCAGGCCGTCCAACCGGGCCGCCGCGGCACTCGCGACCAGCTGATCCAGGCGCTCAGAGACGCGGTCCGGTCACGCCGCCTGCCGGCCGGCACCATGCTGCCGCCCTCCCGGTCACTGGCCGCCGACCTCGGCTTGGCCCGCAACACCGTCGCCGAGGCATATGCCGAATTGGTCGCCGAAGGCTGGCTGGGCTCCCGCCAGGGCGCGGGCACGTGGGTGATCGGCTCGCACACCGACTCGGCTCCGGCCACCCAGCGCGCCCAGCCGGGCACGCCTACCCACAACCTGATGCCCGGTTCGGGAAACGTCGCGGCCTTCCCGCGGCAGGCCTGGCTGGCGTCGGCCCGACGGGCCCTGACCAACGCCCCGACCGAGGCGCTGCGCACCGGTGACGCCCGCGGCCGCCACGAACTGCGCACGGCCCTGGCCACCTACCTGGCCCGAGCCCGCGGTGTACGCACCACGGCCGAATCGATCGTCATCTGCGCCGGCACGCGGCACGCCGTCGAGTTGCTGTCAAAAGTGTTCGCGCCGAGCATCATTGCGGTCGAGAACTACGGACTGTTCCTGTTCCGGGACGCCATCGCCGACAATGGGGCCGGCACCGTGCCGATCCGGATCGATGATCACGGCGCCGTCGTCGACGACCTCGAAAAGGCCGGCGCCGCAGCGGCTCTGCTCACGCCGGCGCATCATTTCCCCCACGGGGTACCACTTCATCCCGCCCGGCGCACCCGCGCCCTCGATTGGGCGATCAGCACGAAAAGCTATGTCCTGGAAGATGACTACGACGGCGAGTTCCGTTACGACCGGCAGCCGATAGGCTCGATGCAGGGTCTGGATCCCGATCGGGTGGCCTACCTGGGCTCGGCCAGCAAGAGCCTGGCGCCGGTGCTGCGGCTGGGCTGGATGGTGTTGCCCGACAACCTGATCGACCCTGTCCTGGCCGCGGCGGGCGGGCAGCAGTTCTACGTCAACGCCATCGACCAGCTGACCATGGCCGACTTCATCGAATCCGGTCAGTACGACAAGCACATTCGCCGCATGCGCAACAGCTACCGGCGCCGGCGCGACGCGCTCGCGGCGAGGCTGTCGGGTCTGGATGTCGAGATCAGTGGCCTGTCCGCCGGACTGCACGCCCTGATCCGACTACCCGACGGCACAGAACATGAGGTCATGCGACGCGCAGCCGACGCCGGCATCGCGTTGTCCGGGCTGGCGCTGCTGCGGCATCCCGACGCGGCGGACACCCCGCCCCAGGACGGCGTGGTGGTGAGTTTCGGCACGCCCGCCGATCACGACTTCAACGCGGCGCTCGACGCATTGCACGACGTGCTGAAAGCCGTCAGCCGCTGAGCGCCGCCAGCTCCGCCCTCAGATTCGTCCGTGCCGCGTCCTCCCACAGCCGCCGCCCCGCATCGGTGCGGTACAGCGACGGCCCGGCGAGCATCGCCGCGATCATCCGGCCGCGCCACAGACCGAAATCCGCATCGCGGACATGGCCGTACTCGGCCCGCACCCGCGCGGTGTTGTGTTGGTAGTCGGCCGGCGGCACGGCCAGCACCGCCAGGTCGGCGTCGGACAGCACCTGGCCGTTGTGATCGTCGGCTGCGGGATCGTGGGCGATGGTCACCCGCACCAGGCGGCCCACCTCCGCCACGAAATCCGGGTCCACACCCAGATCGGTGAGGTCCGACTCGGCGAGCAGGGCGCTGTTCTCCTCGTCGTCGGACTGCCCCGCGTACACCGCGTCGTGGTACCAGGCCGCCAGGCGGACCGCGTCGGGATCGTCGGCGAACTCCTCCAGGGCGTCCACTCCGGACAGGATGCCGCGCAGGTGACTGAGGTCGTGGTAACTGCGGTGCGGCTCGGCCCACCGGCCGAGCAGCGACGCCCCGACGTCGTCGACGCGAGGCGACGACGAATGCCGCGCCAGCAGGGTGTGCCATGCCTGAAGCAAATCGGTCACGTGTCCATGGTGCACGTAAGCTGCCCGGGTGGCCGAGCCAGTGGACATCCCCGCCGAACACCATGCAGAACACAGCGCCGAGAAAGCCGTCGAGGCGTCGCTGGGCCTGGTGACGCAGGCGTGGCGGTTCATCGTGACGGGCGGCCTGTCCGCGATCGTCGATTACGGGCTGTACGTACTGCTCAGCTTCGTTTTCGTGGCCAACGGCATGCCGGACGCGCGGGCCACACTCATCGCGAAGACGCTCAGCTTCATCGCAGGCACGACGACGGCCTACCTGATCAACCGGCGCTGGACCTTCCAGGCCGAACCGAGCCGGGCGCGCTTCATCGCGGTTGTGATCCTGTACGCCGTCACCTTCGGGCTGCAGGTCGGCATCAATCAGCTGTTCTATCTGCAATTCGCGGGCGAGTCCTGGCGGCGGCCGGTGGCCTTCGTCATCGCCCAGGGCACGGCGACAGTGATCAACTTCGTGGTGCAGCGAGCCGTGATTTTCCGGTTGAAGTGACGTTGGCCGGTACCCTTTGACCGTTATGTCTACCCAGTCTGACGTCACGCTGCCCCTGACGCGCCGCGCCCTCACCGGGTTCGGCCGCACGGCACCGTCCGTGACAAACGTGCTGTCCACACCCGATGTCTCAGTGATCGCCGAGGCGGTCAAGCGGGTCGCGGACGCAAACTCTTCCAGCCCCGCCCACCTGCGCCGGGGCATCCTCGGCCGCGGACTCGGCCGGTCCTACGGCGACCAGGCGTGCAACGGCGGCGGCATCGTCGTCGACATGACGGCGCTGAACCGGATCCATTCGATCAGCTCCGAGACCGCCATCGCCGACGTCGACGCCGGGGTCAGCCTCGATCAGCTGATGAAGGCCGCGCTGCCATTCGGACTGTGGGTACCGGTGCTGCCGGGCACCCGGCAGGTCACCGTCGGCGGCGCGATCGCCTCCGACATCCACGGCAAGAACCACCACAGCGCGGGCAGCTTCGGCAATCACGTGCTGTCGCTGGACCTGCTGATGGCCGACGGTGAGGTGCACACCATCACCCCCGACGGACCGGACAGCGAGCTGTTCTGGGCCACCGTCGCCGGCAACGGGCTCACGGGCATCGTGATCCGGGCGCGCATCAAGATGACGCGTACCGAGAGCGCGTACTTCATCGCCGACGGCATCGCCACGCACGATCTCGAAGAGACCGTCGCGGTGCACCAGGACGGCAGCGAGGACAACTACACGTACTCGAGCGCCTGGTTCGACCTGATCAGCCCGGAACCCAAGCTCGGCCGCGCCGCGGTGAGCCGGGGCAGCCTCGCCAAGGTGGATCAGCTGCCCGCCAAGCTGGCCAAGGATCCGCTCAAGTTCACCGCGCCGCAGCTGCCGGCGATCCCGAACCTGTTCCCGGTCAGCTTCATGAACAAGCTCTCGCTCTCGATGATCGGCGAGGCGTTCTACCGGATGAGCGGCAACTACCAGGGCAAGATCGTCAACCTGACGCAGTTCTACCACATGCTCGACATCACCTCGGGCTGGCAATATGCCTATGGCCCAGCGGGATTCGCGCAGCATCAGTTCCTGGTTCCCCCGGATGCGCTCGAAGAGTTCAAGGGCATCATCCGCTGGATGCACACGCAGAAGCAGTACTCGGCGCTGAACGTATTCAAGCTGTTCGGCCCGGGCAACAAGGCGCCGCTGAGCTTCCCGATGCAGGGCTGGAACGTCGCCCTGGACTTCCCGAACCGGCCCGGCGTCAACGAGTTCCTCAACGAACTCGACAAGCGCGCAATGGAATTCGGCGGTCGCGTGTACACCGCCAAGGACTCGCGCGTCAGCGCCGAGAGCTTCCACAAGATGTACCCGCGGATCGACGAGTGGATCGCCACCCGCCGCAAAGCCGACCCGAACGGCGTGTTCGCCTCCGACATGGCCCGCCGCCTCGAACTTCTCTAGGAGACTCAGTGATTGACGCAACCGGCAACCCGCAGACCATTCTGCTGTTCGGCGGTACCTCGGAGATCGGCCTGGCCATCGTCG
Proteins encoded in this region:
- a CDS encoding alpha/beta fold hydrolase, with the translated sequence MTDTASTTRPAWVDDELFPFESHFIEIDGHTVHYVDEGSGPTLLMLHGNPTWSFLFRDVINLLRKDFRCIALDYPGFGLSTPRPGYRYLPEEHADVVTAFVDALDLEDLTLVGQDWGGMIGIAVAQRRPEVFQRLVLANTWAWPVNGDLHFEAFGRIMGGLPTRFLVRQFNLLVNAFIPTGHRRRKLSDAEMDHYRRALDTADRRQASAVLPGRVLASRDFFTEVEAGLPNVAHLPTLIIWGDADIAFRAQERERLEATFPDHTTVIVEGAGTYVESDAPEEFAAAVRAFSDGAGRPSA
- a CDS encoding carboxymuconolactone decarboxylase family protein, translated to MTETLNAPTTTAHAKRIDIYEAAPELYAGMMAFSNAASKELDSTIGELIKIRASQMNHCAFCLDMHVHDARRFGETEQRLALVAAWEEAGDLFTERERAALAITEAITDLSHGPVPDDVYAQAAAVFTERELAHVVGMAAVINSWNRLNAATRKVVPRRR
- a CDS encoding PLP-dependent aminotransferase family protein; this encodes MVSWANSAAGGAGLDLHLDLGQAVQPGRRGTRDQLIQALRDAVRSRRLPAGTMLPPSRSLAADLGLARNTVAEAYAELVAEGWLGSRQGAGTWVIGSHTDSAPATQRAQPGTPTHNLMPGSGNVAAFPRQAWLASARRALTNAPTEALRTGDARGRHELRTALATYLARARGVRTTAESIVICAGTRHAVELLSKVFAPSIIAVENYGLFLFRDAIADNGAGTVPIRIDDHGAVVDDLEKAGAAAALLTPAHHFPHGVPLHPARRTRALDWAISTKSYVLEDDYDGEFRYDRQPIGSMQGLDPDRVAYLGSASKSLAPVLRLGWMVLPDNLIDPVLAAAGGQQFYVNAIDQLTMADFIESGQYDKHIRRMRNSYRRRRDALAARLSGLDVEISGLSAGLHALIRLPDGTEHEVMRRAADAGIALSGLALLRHPDAADTPPQDGVVVSFGTPADHDFNAALDALHDVLKAVSR
- a CDS encoding metal-dependent phosphohydrolase — translated: MTDLLQAWHTLLARHSSSPRVDDVGASLLGRWAEPHRSYHDLSHLRGILSGVDALEEFADDPDAVRLAAWYHDAVYAGQSDDEENSALLAESDLTDLGVDPDFVAEVGRLVRVTIAHDPAADDHNGQVLSDADLAVLAVPPADYQHNTARVRAEYGHVRDADFGLWRGRMIAAMLAGPSLYRTDAGRRLWEDAARTNLRAELAALSG
- a CDS encoding GtrA family protein — translated: MPAEHHAEHSAEKAVEASLGLVTQAWRFIVTGGLSAIVDYGLYVLLSFVFVANGMPDARATLIAKTLSFIAGTTTAYLINRRWTFQAEPSRARFIAVVILYAVTFGLQVGINQLFYLQFAGESWRRPVAFVIAQGTATVINFVVQRAVIFRLK
- a CDS encoding FAD-binding oxidoreductase — its product is MSTQSDVTLPLTRRALTGFGRTAPSVTNVLSTPDVSVIAEAVKRVADANSSSPAHLRRGILGRGLGRSYGDQACNGGGIVVDMTALNRIHSISSETAIADVDAGVSLDQLMKAALPFGLWVPVLPGTRQVTVGGAIASDIHGKNHHSAGSFGNHVLSLDLLMADGEVHTITPDGPDSELFWATVAGNGLTGIVIRARIKMTRTESAYFIADGIATHDLEETVAVHQDGSEDNYTYSSAWFDLISPEPKLGRAAVSRGSLAKVDQLPAKLAKDPLKFTAPQLPAIPNLFPVSFMNKLSLSMIGEAFYRMSGNYQGKIVNLTQFYHMLDITSGWQYAYGPAGFAQHQFLVPPDALEEFKGIIRWMHTQKQYSALNVFKLFGPGNKAPLSFPMQGWNVALDFPNRPGVNEFLNELDKRAMEFGGRVYTAKDSRVSAESFHKMYPRIDEWIATRRKADPNGVFASDMARRLELL